Genomic segment of Synechococcus sp. A15-28:
GCCAAGCAGCTTCCAGATGTCAAGAGCAACAGCAGCCAGGAGCGCTTCGAGGCGGCCGTCAACACCGCCCGGGAGCACATCGCAGCGGGTGACGTCTTCCAACTGGTGATCAGCCAACGCCTGGAAACCGTTGTCCCCCAGCAACCGCTGGAGCTCTACCGAAGTCTGCGGATGGTCAATCCGTCGCCATACATGGCCTTCTTCGACTTCGGGGACTGGCAACTGATCGGATCCAGCCCTGAGGTGATGGTGCAGGCCGACCCAGCCCCGGAAGGCATCCGAGCCAGCCTCAGACCGATCGCCGGCACCCGTCCGCGCGGCACCACAGCCCACGAGGACCGCGACCTGGAGCTGGATCTTCTGGCTGACCCCAAGGAGCGCGCCGAGCACGTGATGCTGGTGGACCTCGGCCGCAACGACCTGGGCCGTGTCTGCCAGCCGGGCAGTGTGGCAGTGAAGGACCTGATGGTGATCGAGCGGTATTCGCACGTGATGCACATCGTCAGCCAGGTGGAAGGTCGCCTGGCCCCCAAGCACGACGTCTGGGATCTGCTGATGGCGTCCTTTCCCGCCGGAACCGTCAGCGGGGCGCCGAAGATCAGGGCCATGCAGCTGATCCATGAGCTGGAGCCCGATGCCCGAGGTCCTTATTCGGGTGTGTACGGATCGGTGGACCTGGCTGGAGCCCTGAACACCGCCATCACGATCCGCACCATGGTGGTTCAACCGCACCCCGCCGGTGGTTGCCGGGTGAAGGTTCAGGCAGGGGCCGGCGTGGTGGCCGATTCAAAGCCGACGGCGGAATACCAGGAGACCCTCAACAAAGCCCGCGGCATGCTCACGGCCCTGGCCTGCCTCAACCCAGAGCTCCCATGAGCGAAGGGCTGCTGCTCAAGGGCTTTGAAGTCGAGCTGTTCACCGGGCGGCCTGACGGCACCAACGTTGGCGTGGCCAGTGAGGTGGCCAGGGATCTCAGTGATTTCGTCACCGAACCGGACCACCGCAATCTCGAATACATCACTCCACCGATCAGGGCCTATGAGGATCTGCCGGAGGCTCTGCTGCGACCCCGCCGCAGGCTGCGCCAATGGCTGTCCCCACTAGGACTGACCCTGCTGCCCGGCAGCACCCTCAGCCTTGGGAACAGCAGCCGCTTCGAGCGATCGGATCCCACCAATCCGTATCACGACCTGATCGAAACGACCTATGGCACCAAGGTCGTGACCGCCAGCATCCACATCAACCTGGGCATCACGGATCTGAACTGGCTGTTTGCAGCGGTGCGGCTGGTGCGCTGTGAAGCTGCACTGCTGCTCTCCCTCAGCGCCAGTTCCCCTTTTCTGGGAGGTGAGCTGACGGGTCACCACTCCCAACGCTGGCACCAGTTTCCCTTGACTCCAAAGCAGGTGCCGCTGTTCCGGGATCATTCGCACTACACACAGTGGGTGGAGCAGCGCCTGGCCGATGGCCAGATGCGCAACGAACGCCACCTCTGGACCTCCGTTCGCCCCAACGGACCGCGACGCCCCTACGAACTCAACCGCCTGGAACTGCGCATCTGTGATCTGATCACGGACCCGGCGGAACTGCTGGCGATCACGGCGTGGCTGGAACTGCGGCTGCTGGAGCTGCGTGATCACCCGCAGCGGCTGGATCCACTCCTGTCCAGTCAGCTTAGCGAAAAGGAGCTGGCGGAGCTGGCCGACAGCAACGACGCCGCGGCAGCCCACACCAGTCTTGAGGCCACCCTGCATCACTGGCAGGACGGCCGTCCGCTGCTCAGCCGAACCTGGATTGCCGAAATCCTGGAGCAACTCGCCCCCCGGGCCGACGCCCTCGGACTCAGCGATCGGCTCAGGCCGCTGGACAAGCTGCTGGAATCCGGCAACCAGGCCATGCGGTGGACTGCCGCCAACAGTCAGGGCTGCAGCATCGGTGACCTTCTGCGGCAGGGCAGTTGTGCCATGAAGGATCAGGAAGAGTCCGTCGCCCACTTGAGCGGCACTTTGGGATGATCATGGGCAGTGCTGAAACAAGCGGAGCGTCGATGCCCCAGTCCACCGCCCATGCCCCTGACGGCGATCAGCCAAGGGCCAGCGGTGGCAGCCCTGGAGCCGGCCGCCTGCTGCAGCATCGCCTCGAGTTGGTGGAAGACCTGTGGCAAACCGTGCTGCGCAGTGAGTGCCCTCCGGATCAGAGCGAGCGACTGCTCCGCCTCAAGCAACTCAGCGATCCAGTGGCCCTCGAAGGCCGTGACGGCGACAGCAGCAGCGAGGCGATCGTCGAGCTGATCCGCAGCATGGATCTCTCCGAGGCCATCGCGGCGGCCCGTGCCTTCTCCCTGTATTTCCAGCTGATCAACATCCTCGAGCAGCGCATCGAGGAGGACAGCTACCTCGACAGCCTTCGCCCGAGCCGCAACCAGGACGAGGAGACCGCGGCCCCCTTTGATCCCTTCGCCCCACCGCTGGCCAGCCAGACCGACCCCGCCACCTTCGGCGAAGTGTTCGAACGGCTACGGCGGATGAATGTGCCTCCTGCACAGGTCGAAACGCTGCTGCGGGAACTGGACATCCGTCTGGTGTTCACCGCCCACCCGACGGAAATCGTGCGTCACACCGTGCGTCACAAGCAGCGGAAGGTGGCGTCCCTGCTGCAGCGGCTCCAGTCGGAGCCGGCATTGCCCCGCTACGACGAGGAGGAACTGCGACGCCAGCTGGAGGAGGAGATCCGCCTCTGGTGGCGCACCGACGAGCTGCACCAGTTCAAACCGACGGTGCTGGATGAGGTCGACTCAACCCTGCACTACTTCCAGCAGGTGCTGTTCGAAGCGATGCCACAGCTGCGGCGGCGGCTGATGTCGTCCCTGAGCCGGCACTATCCCGATGTGCAGTTCCCCCAGGCATCCTTCTGCACCTTCGGGTCCTGGGTGGGGTCCGACCGGGACGGCAATCCTTCGGTGACCCCTGAGATCACCTGGCGAACCGCCTGTTATCAGCGCCAGCTGATGCTGGAGCTCTACATCGGCTCCGTGCAATCCCTGCGCAACCAGCTGAGCATCTCAATGCAGTGGAGCCAGGTGGCACCACCACTGCTGGAGTCGCTGGAGATGGATCGGCTGCGCTTCCCGGAGATCTATGAGCGCCGGGCCGCCCGCTATCGGCTGGAGCCCTACCGACTCAAGCTCAGCTACATCCTCGAACGGCTGGAGCTCACACTGCAGCGCAACCACCAGATGTCCGAGGCTGGCTGGCAGTCTCCGTCCGAACCCGCCACCACGACTCCCACCGAGGGAATCCCCGGCCATGAAGCGCTGCACTACACGGACATCGATCAGTTCCGCAGCGACCTTGAACTGATCCGCAACAGCCTCGTCAGCACCGAGCTGAGCTGCGAACAGCTCGACACCCTGCTGAATCAGGTCCACATCTTCGGGTTCTCCCTGGCCAGCCTGGACATCCGGCAGGAGAGCACCCGTCACAGTGACGCCATCGATGAGCTGACCACCCATCTGCAGCTGCCCAAGGCCTACGGCGCCATGGAGGAACCCGAGCGGGTGAGCTGGCTGATGGAGGAACTGCAGACCCGCCGACCACTGATCCCAGCATCGGTGCAGTGGTCTGAAGCCACCGCCCAGACCTTCGCCGTGTTCCAGATGCTGCATCGCCTGCAGCAGGAGTTCGGTCAGCGCATCTGTCACTCCTACGTGATCTCGATGAGCCACACCGCCTCCGATCTTCTGGAGGTGATGCTGCTGGCGAAAGAGGTCGGCCTGGTGGATCCGCTGGCCGGCAAGGCATCGCTGCTGGTCGTGCCCCTGTTCGAAACGGTGGAAGACCTCCAGCGGGCCCCGGCGGTGATGAAGGGGCTGTTCCAGGCGCCGCTGTATCGCAATCTTCTTCCCAACGTTGGCGTCCAGCGCCAGCCCCTGCAGGAGCTGATGCTCGGTTATTCCGACAGCAACAAGGACTCGGGTTTCCTCTCCAGCAACTGGGAGATTCATCAGGCCCAGATCGCCCTGCAGACGTTGGCCAGCAACCACGGCGTGGCCCTGAGACTGTTCCATGGCCGGGGCGGTTCGGTGAGCCGCGGCGGCGGTCCGGCCTACCAGGCGATCCTGGCCCAGCCCAGCGGCACGCTGCAGGGGCGAATCAAGATCACGGAACAGGGTGAGGTGCTGGCCTCCAAATACAGCCTGCCGGAACTCGCCCTTTACAACCTGGAGACCGTCACGACGGCGGTGGTGCAGAACAGCTTGGTGACCAATCAGCTGGATGCCACCCCGAGCTGGAACCAGTTAATGAGCCGCGTGGCCAAGCGATCCCGTGAGCATTACCGCGCCTTGGTGCATGACAACCCTGATCTGGTGGCGTTTTTCCAGCAGGTCACCCCGATCGAGGAGATCAGCAAGCTTCAGATCTCCAGTCGTCCGGCCCGCCGCAAGACCGGGGCCCGGGATCTCTCCAGTCTCCGGGCGATCCCCTGGGTGTTCGGCTGGACCCAAAGCCGGTTCCTGCTGCCGAGCTGGTTCGGTGTGGGGACAGCCCTGGCGGAGGAAGTCAACAACGACCCCGAGCAACTGGACCTGCTCAGGCGGCTGCATCAGCGCTGGCCGTTCTTCCGGATGCTGATCTCCAAGGTGGAGATGACGCTCTCCAAGGTCGATCTCGACCTGGCGCACCACTACATGAACAGCCTTGGCAATCCGGAGCAGCGCGATGCCTTTGAAGACATCTTCAACGTGATCGCCGACGAATACGCACGCACCCTGAAGCTGGTGCTCGAAATCACCGGCCAGAGCCGGCTGCTGGGGGCGGATCAGAACCTGCAGCTGTCGGTGGATCTGCGCAACCGCACGATTGTTCCCCTGGGCTTCCTGCAGGTGGCCCTGCTGCGGCGACTGCGGGATCAGAACCGTCAACCTCCCATGAGCGAATCCCCTGGAACACCGGAGGACCGTCGCACCTACAGCCGCAGTGAACTGTTGAGGGGCGCACTGCTCACCCTCAACGGCATTGCCGCCGGCATGCGCAACACCGGCTGATCCCTTGCTTTCGTTCCTTCAGCAGCCCAGTGTTCCTCAACTTCCCGAGGGCTACCGCCTCGAAACCGGCCTGATGCCAGAGCCGGCGGCCATTAATCGGTTGCTGGCGTCCTGCCAGGAATCCACTCACCCGGAAGCGCTCTGGCCCAAGGCGATGGAACGGAGCCTGTGGCAGATCAGCATCCTCGAAGAATCCACTGGGGAGCTGGTGGGTTTCGTACGCGCCACCAGCGACATGGCCCTCAATGCCAATCTGTGGAATCTTGCCGCCCGCCCGGGTCCTGATCAGGCCCGGCTGCTGACCGTGCTGATGCATCGGGCCCTGAACATCCTGCGGCGGGACCTGCCCGGCTGCAGCCTGTCGGTCTCGGCACCAGCCATGTCAATCGATGCCCTGAAGGGCCAGGGTTTCGTGATTGATCCCAGTGGCATCCGGGCCATGGGATTGAGGCTGAAACCAACCTCTGGAACTGACTGAACACGAGCATGGAGGGATTCGAACCCCCGACCCTCAGAACCGGAATCTGATGCTCTATCCAACTGAGCTACATGCCCACTGGCCTCAGTGAGGGATCAGCAGGAGACCGCCCGACAGGCCGGCCCGTTATCAGTACCTTACCCAAACGCCGCCCCGCGACCCATCCGGCTCCAAACGCTCCAGCTGCAGGGGTTTCGGAACCACAGGCAACTGTCGCTGGAGCTGACCCAGCCCCGGTTGCTGGTGATCGGCCCCAACGGCATCGGCAAATCGAATCTTCTGGAGGCGGTGGAGCTGCTGGGCAGCCTGCGGTCCCATCGCTGCAGCCAGGACCGTGACCTGATCCAGTGGGAAGCACCCCGGGCTCTGCTGCGGGCCGGACTGGACGATGGCGATCAGCTGGAGCTGGAACTGCGTCGCCAGGGAGGACGTCAGGCCCGACGCAACGGCAAGACCCTGGACCGCCAACTGGATCTGATCGGCCCGCTGCGCTGCATCGGGTTCAGCGCCCTCGATCTGGAGCTGGTGCGGGGGGAACCATCCCTGCGTCGTCAGTGGCTCGACCGGGTGGTGCTCCAGCTGGAACCTGTCTACGCCGATCTGCTCAGCCGCTACAACCGGCTGCTGCGCCAACGCAGCCAGCTCTGGCGTCGCAGCGGGCAGACCAGCCCGAGCCAGCGGGACGCCCTGCTGGATGCCTTTGATGCCCAGATGGCCCTGGTGAGCACGCGCATTCACCGCCGCCGCCAACGGGCCCTGCGGCGCCTGGCACCGATCGCTCGCCGCTGGCAGTCGCACCTGAGTGCCGGGAGCGAGGAGCTGGACCTGCAGTACCAACCTGGAAGTCGCCTCGATGCCGAGGAGGCTGAGGAGCCATGGCGACTGGCCATTGAAGAGCAGCTGCGGCGGCAACGGCCGGAGGAGGAACGGCTGGGCAGCTGCCGGGTGGGGCCCCATCGCGATGAAGTCGCCCTGCTGCTGGGAGGCACACCGGCCCGGCGCTTTGGTTCAGCGGGTCAGCAACGCTCCCTGGTGCTCGGCCTGAAACTGGCGGAACTGGAGCTGGTGACGCAGCTGTTCGGAGAACCGCCGCTATTGCTGCTGGACGATGTGCTGGCGGAACTGGACCCCACCCGTCAGCACCTGCTGCTGGAGGCGGTGGGGCAGGAGCATCAATGCCTGGTGAGCGCCACCCACCTGAATGGCTTCGAAGGGGGATGGCGGGAGCACTCACAGATTCTCAATCCAGGAGACCTGAGTCCAGGGGTGAAGATCGGATAATCTGGTGTGCTGTTTTTCTCTGATCGCCTGATGGAGCAGACCCTGTCTGACCTGCATCCCAACCCGGGATGGGGGGACACCCAGTTGCAAGCCACCGACATGGTCGGCAAACACTGCATTCTCGAGCTCTACGACTGCGATCCTGCCCGGCTCGACGACGAAGCATTCCTGAGAACCACCATCACGACAGCAGCGAAACGTGCTGGTGCAACCCTTCTCAATCTGACCACCCACAGCTTCGAGCCCCAGGGCGTCACGGGACTGGCCCTGCTGGCGGAATCGCACATATCCATCCACACCTGGCCCGAGAGCGGTTATGCCGCCGTCGATGTGTTCACCTGCGGTGACCACACGATGCCGGAACAGGCCTGCGCCGTACTGCGGGATGAACTGCGGGCCCAGCGCCATGCCCTGAGGAGCTTCCTGCGGGAAACACCGGCGGCTGTGGCCAGCACCGTGCGTGAACCAATCCAGCTGCCCAGCTGATCAGAGGCTGCGGTTGAGCTTGCCGCTCACCAGGCCCTCCAGATCCAGGCTGACGGAGGTGAACCCCATATCCAGCAGGCTGCTGACCAGGGGTTCCTTTGCGTTGAGAGCCAGCAGATCATCCAGTCGATCCTGGGGCACCTCGATGCGAGCCGAGAGGCCCTGACTGCGCACCCTCACCCTGGGAAAACCTCGATCCAGCAGCCAGGCTTCCGCCTGGCCGACCCGCTTGAGCCGCTCGGCACTGATGCTCTCGCCGTAGGGAAAACGGGATGCGAGGCAGGGCTGGGCCGGCTTGTCCCACCAGGGGAAGCCAAGGGCTGACGACAGCTGACGGATCGCGGCCTTATCGATCGCCAACTCCGCCAAGGGCGAGCGCACCCCGGCCTGCCGGGCCGCCTCGATGCCGGGGCGATGGTCACCCAGGTCATCCAGATTCACCCCATCCACCACCAACGCCCCACCGGCGGCGGCCGCGATGGGCTGGAGGTGGTGATGCAACTCCCGCTTGCAGGCAAAACAGCGGTCGGTGGGATTGCTGCTGTAGTCGGGATCGTTGAGCTCGCGGGTTGAACACTCCTGATGGCGGATGCCGATCCACTGCGCCTGAGCCCGCGCTTCCTGCAACAGATGGGGGGCCAGAGCCGGCGACACCCCGGTCACCGCAACTGCAGAATCCCCCTTCTGCTCATGGGCGATCGCCGCCACCAGGGTGCTGTCCACACCACCGGAATAGGCCACGCACAGGGCCTCCTGTGACGCCAGCCAGCTGCGCAACTGCTGAAGCAGATCGGCCTCCCGGGGCGGCAAAGATTCCTGCAGCCGGAACATCAGCAGAACAACCCGGGCGATCTCGGTAGGCTCCAACGGTAAGAGCCGGGACCATGCCCCGAAGCATCGGCATCGTGACGGCGGCGGACAGCCGCGAGCGCAGCCATGGTCAGCTGCACATCTACGACGGTGAGGGCAAAGGCAAGAGCCAGGCCGCGCTGGGGGTGGTGCTGCGCACCATCGGGTTGGGCATCTGTGAGCAGCGACGCACCCGGGTGCTGCTGCTGCGCTTCCTCAAGGGCCCCGGCCGGGCCTACGACGAAGATGCTGCCATCGAAGCCCTCCAGCAGGGATTCCCCCATCTGATCGACCATCTGCGCACGGGCCGGGCCGATCACTTCACCGCCGATGAGGCCACCCGCTTCGACCGGGAGGAAGCCCAGCGTGGCTGGGTGATCGCCAAAGGGGCCATCGCCAGCGCGTTGTACTCGGTGGTGGTGCTGGATGAACTCAACCCCGTGCTGGATCTGGGGTTGCTGGATGTGGAGGACGTGGTCAACACCCTCAGGCAGCGACCCGAGGGCATGGAAATCATCGTGACCGGCCGTGCGGCACCGGCACCGCTGGTGCGGGTGGCGGATCTGCATTCCGAGATGCGGGCGCACCGGCGGCCGGGGCTGGAAGAGGAGCGGGTGATCCCGCTCAACATGAGCAGCGGCATTGAGATCTACACCGGCGAGGGCAAGGGCAAATCCACCAGCGCCCTCGGCAAGGCGCTGCAGGCGATTGGCCGCGGCATCAGCCAGGACAAGAGCCACCGGGTGCTGATCCTGCAGTGGCTGAAAGGGGGCAGCGGCTACACCGAGGACGCCGCCATCGCGGCCCTGCGGGACAGCTATCCCCATCTGGTGGATCACCTCCGTTCCGGCCGTGATGCCATCGTCTGGCGCGGCCAGCAGGAACCGATCGATTACGTGGAGGCGGAACGGGCCTGGGAGATCGCCCGCGCTGCCATCTCAAGCGGGCTGTACAAAACGGTGATCCTCGATGAGCTCAATCCAACGGTGGATCTGGAGCTGCTGCCGGAGGAGCCGATCGTGCAGACCCTGCTGCGCAAACCGACGGAAACTGAAGTGATCATCACCGGACGCTGCAAGAACCAACCGGCCTATTTCGATCTGGCCAGCATTCACTCTGAAATGGTCTGCCACAAGCACTACGCCGAGCAGGGTGTGGACCTTAAGCGGGGTGTGGACTATTGAGATCTTGACAAGGTTTTTGTAGAGTTTGTATGCGGAAATCTTTAAATCACCATTGGCTGAGGCCAGCCAAGCAAATCGTTAGTTCAGGCAGCCATACGTTGTTCCAAGGGTGTGAAATCCCATCCAATTGGTGACTGGATTGGATTTAGCTTTTTGTGCTCTTCGTATAAATCTTCGATTTCTTTACAGGCCGAGCTATATGCAGTCCAGCCCATCATCCGGCGTGGATTAGCTCGCCCACGGCTGTCAATTGCCTGATCAACAGTGACTCCTTCTGTTTCTGCTTGCTCAAATGCACTTAGCAACGGAATCTGTGCATCAAGAACATTTATGTCGAATCCTTCAAGACATTCTTTAGCGCTTTTGGCAGCAGCTCCTTTACGTGAGTCAACTTTTACAAGAAGTGCGGCATATGGGATCTTGTATTGATTGATCGTCTGTGCCATCTCAATTGTCAATTCGACTGATCGACTTTGTGTAGTCGTAGGCAGCAAAACGAAGTCAGCACCCTCTACCAAATTCTTCATCTCTTCTTCGTTGGTGCTCGCTTGTCCATCTGTGACTACGATCTCTGCTGATCGAGTGGCTTTTGCTGCTGCTTCAATCGGCACAACTGGGCAAGGCAAGAGTCCTCTGGCTC
This window contains:
- a CDS encoding ParA family protein, producing the protein MFITVFGQKGGVAKTCSSVHIAASWSHRQKRVVLVDADRNRSATAYGARGLLPCPVVPIEAAAKATRSAEIVVTDGQASTNEEEMKNLVEGADFVLLPTTTQSRSVELTIEMAQTINQYKIPYAALLVKVDSRKGAAAKSAKECLEGFDINVLDAQIPLLSAFEQAETEGVTVDQAIDSRGRANPRRMMGWTAYSSACKEIEDLYEEHKKLNPIQSPIGWDFTPLEQRMAA
- the gshA gene encoding glutamate--cysteine ligase: MSEGLLLKGFEVELFTGRPDGTNVGVASEVARDLSDFVTEPDHRNLEYITPPIRAYEDLPEALLRPRRRLRQWLSPLGLTLLPGSTLSLGNSSRFERSDPTNPYHDLIETTYGTKVVTASIHINLGITDLNWLFAAVRLVRCEAALLLSLSASSPFLGGELTGHHSQRWHQFPLTPKQVPLFRDHSHYTQWVEQRLADGQMRNERHLWTSVRPNGPRRPYELNRLELRICDLITDPAELLAITAWLELRLLELRDHPQRLDPLLSSQLSEKELAELADSNDAAAAHTSLEATLHHWQDGRPLLSRTWIAEILEQLAPRADALGLSDRLRPLDKLLESGNQAMRWTAANSQGCSIGDLLRQGSCAMKDQEESVAHLSGTLG
- the recF gene encoding DNA replication/repair protein RecF; the protein is MRLQTLQLQGFRNHRQLSLELTQPRLLVIGPNGIGKSNLLEAVELLGSLRSHRCSQDRDLIQWEAPRALLRAGLDDGDQLELELRRQGGRQARRNGKTLDRQLDLIGPLRCIGFSALDLELVRGEPSLRRQWLDRVVLQLEPVYADLLSRYNRLLRQRSQLWRRSGQTSPSQRDALLDAFDAQMALVSTRIHRRRQRALRRLAPIARRWQSHLSAGSEELDLQYQPGSRLDAEEAEEPWRLAIEEQLRRQRPEEERLGSCRVGPHRDEVALLLGGTPARRFGSAGQQRSLVLGLKLAELELVTQLFGEPPLLLLDDVLAELDPTRQHLLLEAVGQEHQCLVSATHLNGFEGGWREHSQILNPGDLSPGVKIG
- the speD gene encoding adenosylmethionine decarboxylase, with the translated sequence MEQTLSDLHPNPGWGDTQLQATDMVGKHCILELYDCDPARLDDEAFLRTTITTAAKRAGATLLNLTTHSFEPQGVTGLALLAESHISIHTWPESGYAAVDVFTCGDHTMPEQACAVLRDELRAQRHALRSFLRETPAAVASTVREPIQLPS
- a CDS encoding N-acetyltransferase; this encodes MLSFLQQPSVPQLPEGYRLETGLMPEPAAINRLLASCQESTHPEALWPKAMERSLWQISILEESTGELVGFVRATSDMALNANLWNLAARPGPDQARLLTVLMHRALNILRRDLPGCSLSVSAPAMSIDALKGQGFVIDPSGIRAMGLRLKPTSGTD
- the ppc gene encoding phosphoenolpyruvate carboxylase; protein product: MIMGSAETSGASMPQSTAHAPDGDQPRASGGSPGAGRLLQHRLELVEDLWQTVLRSECPPDQSERLLRLKQLSDPVALEGRDGDSSSEAIVELIRSMDLSEAIAAARAFSLYFQLINILEQRIEEDSYLDSLRPSRNQDEETAAPFDPFAPPLASQTDPATFGEVFERLRRMNVPPAQVETLLRELDIRLVFTAHPTEIVRHTVRHKQRKVASLLQRLQSEPALPRYDEEELRRQLEEEIRLWWRTDELHQFKPTVLDEVDSTLHYFQQVLFEAMPQLRRRLMSSLSRHYPDVQFPQASFCTFGSWVGSDRDGNPSVTPEITWRTACYQRQLMLELYIGSVQSLRNQLSISMQWSQVAPPLLESLEMDRLRFPEIYERRAARYRLEPYRLKLSYILERLELTLQRNHQMSEAGWQSPSEPATTTPTEGIPGHEALHYTDIDQFRSDLELIRNSLVSTELSCEQLDTLLNQVHIFGFSLASLDIRQESTRHSDAIDELTTHLQLPKAYGAMEEPERVSWLMEELQTRRPLIPASVQWSEATAQTFAVFQMLHRLQQEFGQRICHSYVISMSHTASDLLEVMLLAKEVGLVDPLAGKASLLVVPLFETVEDLQRAPAVMKGLFQAPLYRNLLPNVGVQRQPLQELMLGYSDSNKDSGFLSSNWEIHQAQIALQTLASNHGVALRLFHGRGGSVSRGGGPAYQAILAQPSGTLQGRIKITEQGEVLASKYSLPELALYNLETVTTAVVQNSLVTNQLDATPSWNQLMSRVAKRSREHYRALVHDNPDLVAFFQQVTPIEEISKLQISSRPARRKTGARDLSSLRAIPWVFGWTQSRFLLPSWFGVGTALAEEVNNDPEQLDLLRRLHQRWPFFRMLISKVEMTLSKVDLDLAHHYMNSLGNPEQRDAFEDIFNVIADEYARTLKLVLEITGQSRLLGADQNLQLSVDLRNRTIVPLGFLQVALLRRLRDQNRQPPMSESPGTPEDRRTYSRSELLRGALLTLNGIAAGMRNTG
- a CDS encoding chorismate-binding protein; protein product: MLSPDRVAFHEAAANGANLIPLAQSWPADLETPLTAWIKVGADHAPGVLLESVEGGETLGRWSVIACDPLWTASARNDCLKRCWRDGREDTFNGNPFDSLRSCLEPYHCISLPGLPPLGQLYGVWGYELIQWIEPSVPVHPRQPSDPPDGIWMLMDAILIFDQVKRQITAVAFADLSQGQSENAAWEAAMARIAELRRRMEAPLPLVDPLPWDAQAKQLPDVKSNSSQERFEAAVNTAREHIAAGDVFQLVISQRLETVVPQQPLELYRSLRMVNPSPYMAFFDFGDWQLIGSSPEVMVQADPAPEGIRASLRPIAGTRPRGTTAHEDRDLELDLLADPKERAEHVMLVDLGRNDLGRVCQPGSVAVKDLMVIERYSHVMHIVSQVEGRLAPKHDVWDLLMASFPAGTVSGAPKIRAMQLIHELEPDARGPYSGVYGSVDLAGALNTAITIRTMVVQPHPAGGCRVKVQAGAGVVADSKPTAEYQETLNKARGMLTALACLNPELP
- the larE gene encoding ATP-dependent sacrificial sulfur transferase LarE, which gives rise to MFRLQESLPPREADLLQQLRSWLASQEALCVAYSGGVDSTLVAAIAHEQKGDSAVAVTGVSPALAPHLLQEARAQAQWIGIRHQECSTRELNDPDYSSNPTDRCFACKRELHHHLQPIAAAAGGALVVDGVNLDDLGDHRPGIEAARQAGVRSPLAELAIDKAAIRQLSSALGFPWWDKPAQPCLASRFPYGESISAERLKRVGQAEAWLLDRGFPRVRVRSQGLSARIEVPQDRLDDLLALNAKEPLVSSLLDMGFTSVSLDLEGLVSGKLNRSL
- a CDS encoding cob(I)yrinic acid a,c-diamide adenosyltransferase, whose amino-acid sequence is MPRSIGIVTAADSRERSHGQLHIYDGEGKGKSQAALGVVLRTIGLGICEQRRTRVLLLRFLKGPGRAYDEDAAIEALQQGFPHLIDHLRTGRADHFTADEATRFDREEAQRGWVIAKGAIASALYSVVVLDELNPVLDLGLLDVEDVVNTLRQRPEGMEIIVTGRAAPAPLVRVADLHSEMRAHRRPGLEEERVIPLNMSSGIEIYTGEGKGKSTSALGKALQAIGRGISQDKSHRVLILQWLKGGSGYTEDAAIAALRDSYPHLVDHLRSGRDAIVWRGQQEPIDYVEAERAWEIARAAISSGLYKTVILDELNPTVDLELLPEEPIVQTLLRKPTETEVIITGRCKNQPAYFDLASIHSEMVCHKHYAEQGVDLKRGVDY